The following DNA comes from Triticum aestivum cultivar Chinese Spring chromosome 3D, IWGSC CS RefSeq v2.1, whole genome shotgun sequence.
CCCCAGCACGGGCTAGGATTTTGGCCAATTTAGATCATATGGCCTGCTAGATCAATCCTAGCACCTCCGAGCTAACCCTAAGACAAATAGCGATGAAAAACCAAAAGGAGCTATATGGTATATATGCAATATATGCATGCCCTCACATGGTGCCATTGTGGGGTTTAAGCGAACTTCAATCACAGCTGGAAAATTATGCTGTAAATTTTGGTCGAGCATTTCCAATCATATTTGTATTAGAAACATTTAGATGTGTCAGGGGATGACTCCAACATTGTGCATTTGGGATCTCTAGAGAGTTCTAGAATATAAGTATGCAATATCAGTCCATGTTAGATCCGATCGGGGACACCCCATACTTGGGGAATGCGCCCCACATTGTGATATCGAAAGCATAAGGCAGTGCTCCTTGAAGCTAATGATACATGTCGGCAAGATTAACAATTCTGACCCATCATCTATGTGACACGATGCCAAGTGCTCGCATGTGCCAAGTTTTTGCCTAGCTAGCACCTCTTTCCAGAGCATTTTTTGCCAGGGCATGGAAAAGTGAGCACATACTAATGAAACAACTCTCTGTCGTTCCATGCAGGTGCTACTACAGGTGCACGTACCACCAGGATCATGGCTGTTCGGCGAGCAAGCACGTGGAGCAGCACAACTCGGCGGACCCGCCGCTGTTCCGCGTGGTCTACACGAACGATCACACATGCAGCGGCGCTGCTGCTTCCGCATCGGACTACATGGCCTCGTCGATGCACATCCAGCAGATCGCCGACGCCTCTCTGAGGAAGGCCGACACGGAACCGGAAAGGCCGCCGCGCCCGCAGCAGCCTCGCTCCGGCGGTGGCTACGCCGCGGCGATAAAAGAGGAGAAAGACGCCATCGTCTCCTCCCTGCTCACCGTCATCAGAGGCAGCTGTGACGTTGTGAAATCTGACGCTGCGCACGAGGGCTACAGCAGTGCGTCGCTGGCTAGTAACTGCTACGCGATGTCATCACCGTCGGTGGCCGGAGGTAGCCGTGAGGGTAGTAGCAGCTCTTCGGTTTCGCCAGTGGTGCTGCCGGCGCCAGATGACATGGGATTGGGACTGGACTTCATGGTGGAGTCCCACTGGTTCGAGCCTTTGGATTTGGGTTGGTTCGTAGAATAGTTGAGTACCTGAGTGTGTGCATTCGATTATCCTAACACGACGTCCTTTTTTCCTGAGATGTGGTGGGGGTTAGACATGCTACTCACCATATCTCAAGTGAGAATCTAGCTGGGTGGGTGAGTTCACAACTGTTTTTGCTCACCATTGCACTCTAGAAGAGTTCTCGATGACGTCATGCACCCATCC
Coding sequences within:
- the LOC123074914 gene encoding probable WRKY transcription factor 63, which codes for MRGSNMLSSSGSNKRTLQQDCSGGSHAQEHTKKKSRIGMRTDYTYAPYHDGFQWRKYGQKVIRGNAFPRCYYRCTYHQDHGCSASKHVEQHNSADPPLFRVVYTNDHTCSGAAASASDYMASSMHIQQIADASLRKADTEPERPPRPQQPRSGGGYAAAIKEEKDAIVSSLLTVIRGSCDVVKSDAAHEGYSSASLASNCYAMSSPSVAGGSREGSSSSSVSPVVLPAPDDMGLGLDFMVESHWFEPLDLGWFVE